From the genome of Chania multitudinisentens RB-25, one region includes:
- the rpsU gene encoding 30S ribosomal protein S21, translating to MPVIKVRENEPFDVALRRFKRSCEKAGVLAEVRRREFYEKPTTERKRAKASAVKRHAKKLARENARRTRLY from the coding sequence ATGCCGGTAATTAAAGTACGTGAAAACGAGCCATTTGACGTTGCTCTGCGTCGTTTCAAGCGTTCCTGCGAAAAAGCGGGTGTTTTAGCTGAAGTTCGTCGTCGTGAGTTCTATGAAAAACCGACTACCGAACGTAAACGCGCTAAAGCTTCTGCTGTAAAACGTCACGCGAAAAAACTGGCTCGCGAAAACGCACGCCGCACTCGTCTGTATTAA
- the tsaD gene encoding tRNA (adenosine(37)-N6)-threonylcarbamoyltransferase complex transferase subunit TsaD, with translation MRVLGIETSCDETGIAVYDDQAGLLANQLYSQVKLHADYGGVVPELASRDHVRKTVPLIQAALKEANLAATDIDGVAYTAGPGLVGALLVGATVGRALAFAWNVPAVPVHHMEGHLLAPMLEDNPPAFPFVALLVSGGHTQLISVTGIGEYELLGESIDDAAGEAFDKTAKLLGLDYPGGPMLAKMAQQGTERRFIFPRPMTDRPGLDFSFSGLKTFAANTIRSNGDDEQTRADIARAFEDAVVDTLAIKCKRALEQTGFKRLVMAGGVSANRTLRARLAEMMKKRGGEVFYARPEFCTDNGAMIAYAGLIRLKGGVNSTLNVSVRPRWPLAELPAV, from the coding sequence ATGCGAGTACTGGGTATAGAAACATCCTGCGATGAAACCGGAATTGCAGTGTATGACGATCAGGCCGGTTTATTAGCCAACCAATTGTACAGCCAGGTGAAACTGCATGCCGATTATGGTGGCGTGGTGCCGGAATTGGCTTCGCGCGATCACGTGCGCAAAACGGTACCGCTGATTCAGGCAGCGTTGAAAGAAGCAAATTTGGCCGCTACGGATATCGACGGTGTGGCTTACACCGCAGGGCCGGGTTTAGTAGGGGCCTTGCTGGTAGGGGCGACCGTTGGCCGTGCGTTGGCGTTTGCCTGGAACGTGCCAGCGGTGCCGGTGCATCATATGGAAGGCCATCTGTTGGCTCCGATGTTGGAAGATAATCCACCCGCGTTTCCGTTTGTGGCACTGCTGGTGTCCGGCGGGCATACCCAGCTCATTAGCGTCACTGGCATTGGTGAATATGAATTATTGGGCGAGTCAATTGATGATGCGGCCGGTGAAGCCTTTGATAAAACTGCCAAGCTGTTGGGGCTGGATTATCCCGGCGGCCCAATGTTGGCTAAAATGGCACAACAGGGCACTGAAAGGCGTTTTATCTTCCCACGCCCGATGACCGATCGTCCTGGGCTGGATTTCAGCTTTTCTGGCCTGAAAACTTTTGCCGCTAATACCATTCGCTCCAACGGTGATGATGAGCAGACGCGTGCTGATATCGCCCGTGCTTTTGAAGATGCGGTGGTGGATACGTTGGCAATCAAATGCAAACGTGCGTTGGAGCAAACCGGGTTTAAACGTTTGGTGATGGCCGGTGGCGTCAGCGCTAACCGTACATTACGCGCCAGGCTGGCGGAAATGATGAAAAAACGTGGTGGTGAAGTGTTTTACGCCCGCCCTGAATTCTGTACAGACAACGGGGCAATGATCGCTTATGCAGGGCTGATACGCTTGAAAGGCGGGGTTAACTCAACGTTGAATGTTTCTGTGCGCCCGCGTTGGCCGTTAGCGGAGTTGCCCGCGGTCTAG
- the plsY gene encoding glycerol-3-phosphate 1-O-acyltransferase PlsY, with protein MSATALGMIIFAYLCGSISSAILVCRIARLPDPRTSGSGNPGATNVLRLGGRLAAATVLIFDILKGMLPVWLAYALNVPPLYLGLTAIAACLGHIYPVFFHFRGGKGVATAFGAIAPIGWDLTGLMTGTWLLTVLLSGYSSLGAIVSALIAPFYVWWFKPQFTFPVAMLSCLILMRHHDNIQRLWRGQEGRIWGKSRKKKEAPAEQEKK; from the coding sequence ATGAGTGCTACCGCGCTTGGCATGATTATCTTCGCGTATCTGTGTGGCTCAATTTCCAGCGCGATCCTGGTTTGCCGGATCGCCAGGCTACCAGATCCGCGTACATCTGGATCAGGGAATCCAGGGGCAACTAACGTTCTGCGTCTCGGCGGCCGTCTCGCGGCAGCCACGGTGTTGATATTTGATATTCTGAAAGGAATGTTACCTGTCTGGCTGGCCTACGCGCTGAACGTTCCACCGTTGTATCTTGGGTTGACAGCGATCGCCGCCTGCCTTGGTCACATTTATCCGGTGTTCTTCCATTTTCGCGGCGGCAAAGGCGTTGCTACCGCCTTTGGTGCCATTGCCCCGATTGGCTGGGATCTGACGGGCCTGATGACCGGTACCTGGCTGCTCACCGTGCTGTTGAGCGGCTATTCGTCGTTGGGGGCGATTGTCAGTGCCCTGATCGCACCATTTTATGTCTGGTGGTTTAAACCCCAATTTACCTTTCCGGTCGCCATGCTTTCCTGTCTGATCCTGATGCGCCATCACGACAATATTCAGCGTTTGTGGCGTGGTCAGGAAGGCAGGATCTGGGGGAAATCCCGTAAGAAGAAAGAAGCACCTGCGGAACAAGAAAAGAAATAG
- the folB gene encoding bifunctional dihydroneopterin aldolase/7,8-dihydroneopterin epimerase, with product MDIVFIEELTVITTIGVYDWEQTIQQKLVFDIEMGWDNRQAAASDDVNDCLSYADISDAIIQHVQPNRFALVERVAEEVSEILLQRFKSPWVRIKVSKPGAVAHASRVGVIIERGTRPA from the coding sequence ATGGATATCGTATTTATTGAAGAGCTCACGGTGATCACCACCATTGGCGTTTACGACTGGGAACAAACTATTCAACAGAAGCTGGTGTTCGATATCGAAATGGGCTGGGATAACCGCCAAGCCGCAGCCAGCGACGATGTGAACGACTGTCTGAGCTATGCCGATATCAGCGATGCCATTATTCAGCATGTGCAACCGAACCGTTTTGCGCTGGTTGAACGGGTGGCGGAAGAGGTATCCGAAATATTGCTCCAGCGCTTTAAATCTCCATGGGTCCGTATTAAGGTCAGCAAACCTGGGGCGGTTGCGCATGCCAGCCGGGTAGGTGTGATTATCGAGCGCGGTACGCGCCCTGCCTGA
- the bacA gene encoding undecaprenyl-diphosphate phosphatase: MADMHSLFVAFVLGVVEGLTEFLPVSSTGHMIIVGEWLGFTGDKAKTFEVIIQLGSILAVVVVFWRRLFGLIGIHFGGKPVEHDGQSTGHLKLGHILLAMIPAVVLGLLFHDVIKSLFEPKNVMYALVAGGVLLLVAEWLKPKNPPAVGLDDITYRQAFAIGCFQCLALWPGFSRSGSTISGGMLVGVSRYAASEFSFILAVPMMMGASGLDLYKSLHFLTLGDLPMFAVGFLTAFVVALIAIKTFLQLIKRISFVPFAIYRFIVAAVVYMVFM; encoded by the coding sequence ATGGCTGACATGCATTCATTGTTTGTGGCGTTTGTTTTAGGGGTGGTTGAAGGGTTAACCGAATTCCTGCCGGTTTCTTCCACTGGGCATATGATTATTGTGGGCGAGTGGCTGGGATTTACCGGGGATAAGGCCAAAACGTTTGAAGTGATCATCCAACTGGGCTCGATTTTAGCGGTGGTTGTGGTGTTCTGGCGCCGCCTGTTCGGCCTGATTGGTATTCATTTTGGCGGGAAGCCGGTGGAGCATGATGGGCAAAGCACTGGGCACCTGAAACTGGGCCATATTCTGTTGGCTATGATCCCGGCGGTGGTGCTGGGGTTGCTGTTCCACGATGTGATCAAATCACTGTTTGAACCGAAAAATGTGATGTATGCCCTGGTCGCGGGCGGTGTGCTGCTGTTGGTGGCTGAATGGCTGAAACCGAAAAATCCGCCTGCGGTTGGGTTGGATGACATTACTTATCGGCAGGCATTTGCGATCGGGTGTTTTCAGTGCCTGGCGCTGTGGCCGGGTTTTTCCCGTTCAGGCTCCACCATTTCTGGCGGCATGCTGGTGGGGGTGAGCCGTTACGCGGCGTCTGAGTTTTCTTTCATTCTGGCGGTGCCGATGATGATGGGGGCCAGCGGCCTGGATCTGTACAAAAGCCTGCATTTCTTGACCTTGGGCGATTTACCGATGTTTGCCGTCGGCTTTCTGACCGCTTTTGTGGTGGCGCTGATCGCGATTAAAACCTTCCTACAACTGATCAAGCGTATTTCGTTTGTGCCGTTTGCCATCTACCGTTTTATCGTGGCTGCTGTGGTCTACATGGTGTTTATGTAA
- a CDS encoding multifunctional CCA addition/repair protein gives MKIYLVGGAVRDSLLNIPVFDRDWVVVGATPADLLARGYQQVGKDFPVFLNPETHEEYALARTERKSGQGYTGFTCYAAPDVTLEEDLLRRDLTINAIARSEDGELIDPYHGKADLEARILRHVSAAFGEDPLRVLRVARFAARFAHLGFTIAPETNTLMRQMAESGELAALVAERAWKETEKALQSQSPQVYFQVLRDCGALKVLFPEIDALFGVPAPEKWHPEIDTGVHTLMTLAIAAQLSPEVDIRFSALCHDLGKGITPQDLWPHHYGHGPAGVKLVETLCQRLRVPNPVRELAKLVAEFHDLIHTVNKLRPETLLKLFDAIDVWRKPQRLEQMILSSEADARGRTGFENSPYPQGDYLRQAYQVANAISVKEVVASGLQGQAIRDELKRRRQQALAEWKKRQEPPV, from the coding sequence GTGAAGATTTATCTGGTCGGCGGTGCCGTCCGTGACAGCCTGCTCAATATCCCAGTGTTCGATCGCGATTGGGTGGTAGTCGGGGCCACACCTGCCGATCTGTTGGCGCGCGGTTATCAACAGGTTGGTAAAGACTTCCCGGTATTCCTCAATCCAGAAACCCATGAAGAGTATGCGCTGGCAAGAACGGAGCGTAAATCAGGCCAGGGATACACCGGGTTTACCTGTTATGCCGCGCCGGATGTCACTCTGGAAGAAGACCTGCTACGGCGCGATCTCACGATTAACGCTATAGCACGCAGTGAAGATGGCGAATTGATCGATCCCTACCACGGCAAAGCCGACCTTGAAGCACGGATTTTGCGCCATGTCTCCGCAGCCTTTGGTGAAGATCCCTTGCGCGTGCTGCGCGTGGCACGTTTCGCAGCCCGCTTTGCCCACCTGGGTTTTACCATCGCCCCAGAAACCAACACGCTCATGCGACAGATGGCAGAAAGCGGTGAGCTGGCGGCACTGGTGGCAGAACGCGCCTGGAAAGAAACCGAAAAGGCGTTACAGAGCCAGAGCCCACAGGTTTACTTCCAGGTTTTGCGCGACTGTGGCGCACTGAAAGTGCTCTTCCCAGAAATTGACGCACTGTTTGGCGTGCCAGCCCCCGAAAAGTGGCACCCGGAAATCGATACCGGTGTGCATACCCTGATGACGTTGGCCATCGCAGCCCAGCTCAGCCCGGAAGTGGATATTCGTTTCTCGGCACTCTGCCACGATCTTGGTAAAGGCATCACGCCGCAGGATTTATGGCCCCATCACTACGGCCATGGGCCTGCGGGGGTGAAACTGGTTGAAACCCTGTGCCAACGGCTACGCGTGCCTAATCCAGTGCGTGAATTGGCAAAACTGGTGGCTGAGTTCCACGATCTGATCCACACGGTCAATAAACTGCGCCCGGAAACACTGCTGAAGCTGTTTGATGCCATCGATGTGTGGCGCAAGCCCCAACGGTTGGAACAGATGATCCTCAGCAGCGAAGCCGATGCCCGTGGCCGCACCGGTTTTGAAAACAGTCCCTACCCACAAGGTGATTACCTGCGCCAAGCGTATCAGGTCGCCAACGCAATCTCGGTAAAAGAGGTGGTAGCAAGTGGTTTACAAGGGCAGGCAATCCGCGATGAACTCAAACGCCGCCGCCAACAGGCATTGGCTGAGTGGAAAAAAAGGCAGGAACCACCGGTCTAA
- a CDS encoding TIGR04211 family SH3 domain-containing protein has translation MQKLRLIYLAMLSFSITWGAHAEDKRYISDELNTYVHSGPGTQYRIVGTLNAGEEVTLLSVNENNSYGQIRDSKGRTVWIQLDQLSQTPSLRTQVPELEQQVKVLTDKLANIDNSWNQRTAEMQQKVAASDSTINGLRQENQDLKNQLVVAQKKVSAVNLQLDDKQRTIILQWFMYGGGVAGAGLLLGLLLPRLVPRRRNNRWMN, from the coding sequence ATGCAGAAATTACGCCTGATTTACCTTGCCATGCTGAGCTTCAGCATCACTTGGGGCGCACATGCCGAAGATAAACGCTATATCTCCGATGAATTAAATACTTACGTCCACAGCGGCCCAGGGACCCAATATCGTATTGTTGGCACCTTGAACGCCGGTGAGGAAGTCACCCTCTTGAGCGTGAACGAAAACAACAGCTACGGCCAGATCCGTGATTCCAAAGGGCGCACCGTGTGGATCCAACTGGACCAACTAAGCCAGACGCCTAGCCTGCGAACTCAAGTGCCAGAGCTGGAGCAACAGGTGAAAGTTCTGACCGACAAACTGGCCAATATCGACAATAGCTGGAACCAGCGCACGGCCGAAATGCAGCAAAAAGTGGCTGCCAGCGACAGTACCATCAACGGCTTGCGGCAGGAAAACCAGGATCTGAAAAATCAACTGGTTGTGGCTCAAAAGAAGGTAAGTGCGGTTAATCTGCAACTTGACGACAAACAGCGCACCATTATTCTGCAATGGTTCATGTATGGCGGCGGCGTTGCGGGAGCTGGTTTACTGCTTGGCTTACTGTTGCCGCGTCTGGTTCCACGCCGTAGGAATAATCGCTGGATGAACTGA
- a CDS encoding inorganic triphosphatase, translating to MSVEIELKFIVSPEAAATFPARLAAWPHQHEAPQKLTNIYFETADNFLRSHDMGLRIRGYDGSYEMTIKTAGSVVGGLYQRPEYNVAISKPVLALKKFPADIWPQDCKLAQLQKALQPLFRTDFVREKWVVTHGVSEIEIGFDQGEVCAGELKEVLCEVELELKKGETRDLLALAAALAEQGGLRQGNQSKAERGYHLAQGNAMRECRPLAVLKPAAKSTVEQGMVAAFELALSHWQYHEELWLRGDQQARRAVVEAIALIRQALVIFGGLVPRKASAELRTRLTVLEPLLDDKNTEPQALCYSAEYLQCKLALTSWLVTGAWQPFIDAKAQAKLSGSFKRFSDIMLGRSAAELKEAFAGSLNTDEYQEQLPRLTRQVLAFILLSGAYPDSETVPYIDSWRELQRAVAERRQGWYEASRKQALLQAPFWLNGAVR from the coding sequence ATGAGTGTTGAAATCGAACTGAAGTTTATTGTTTCCCCAGAAGCGGCGGCCACATTCCCTGCGCGGCTAGCGGCCTGGCCGCATCAGCATGAAGCGCCGCAGAAGCTGACCAATATTTATTTCGAAACCGCCGATAACTTCCTGCGCAGCCATGATATGGGGCTGCGTATTCGTGGTTACGACGGCAGCTATGAAATGACGATTAAAACCGCGGGTTCGGTGGTTGGGGGGTTGTATCAGCGGCCAGAATACAACGTTGCCATTAGCAAGCCGGTGTTGGCACTGAAAAAATTTCCGGCAGATATCTGGCCGCAGGATTGCAAACTGGCCCAATTACAAAAGGCGCTGCAACCGTTGTTCCGCACCGATTTTGTGCGTGAAAAGTGGGTGGTCACTCACGGTGTAAGCGAGATTGAAATTGGGTTCGATCAGGGAGAGGTTTGCGCGGGTGAACTTAAAGAAGTGCTCTGTGAAGTGGAGTTGGAGCTGAAAAAAGGGGAAACCCGCGATTTACTGGCGTTGGCAGCCGCCCTGGCGGAACAGGGGGGATTACGCCAAGGAAACCAAAGTAAAGCGGAGCGCGGATATCATCTGGCGCAGGGTAATGCGATGCGCGAGTGTCGTCCATTGGCGGTGTTGAAACCGGCGGCCAAATCCACCGTGGAACAAGGCATGGTGGCGGCTTTTGAGCTGGCGCTGAGCCATTGGCAGTATCACGAAGAACTGTGGTTACGTGGCGACCAACAGGCACGCCGTGCGGTCGTTGAAGCTATTGCGCTGATTCGCCAGGCATTGGTGATTTTTGGTGGTTTGGTGCCGCGCAAGGCCAGTGCCGAGCTGCGTACTCGCTTAACGGTGTTAGAACCCTTGTTGGATGACAAAAATACGGAGCCACAGGCTCTGTGCTACAGCGCGGAGTACCTGCAATGTAAGTTGGCGCTCACATCATGGTTGGTCACTGGCGCATGGCAACCCTTTATTGATGCCAAAGCACAAGCCAAACTGAGCGGTTCGTTCAAGCGTTTCAGCGATATCATGCTGGGGCGCAGCGCTGCTGAATTGAAAGAAGCCTTTGCAGGTTCCCTGAACACAGATGAATATCAGGAACAATTGCCGCGTTTGACGCGCCAGGTATTGGCGTTCATTCTGCTTTCCGGTGCTTACCCAGACAGTGAAACCGTGCCGTATATCGATAGCTGGCGTGAGCTGCAACGGGCGGTCGCGGAGCGCCGTCAAGGGTGGTATGAAGCCAGCCGCAAGCAGGCTTTGTTACAGGCGCCATTCTGGTTGAATGGTGCAGTGCGTTAA
- the glnE gene encoding bifunctional [glutamate--ammonia ligase]-adenylyl-L-tyrosine phosphorylase/[glutamate--ammonia-ligase] adenylyltransferase, with the protein MLPLSAELQVQAQNIVQRFQEAHGAGGLLSSEEQAVLASSDFVSDMLLGHPAWLERLRQQPPVAGEWQHYAAWLQDELEEVCDEAQLMRVLRLFRRESLVRIAWAQAQQRCTTEETLQQLSVLAETLIVSARDWLYQTCCREWGTPCNANGVPQPLLILGMGKLGGGELNFSSDIDLIFAYPENGQTQGGRRELDNAQFFTRLGQRLIKVLDQHTIDGFVYRVDMRLRPFGDSGPLVMSFAALEDYYQEQGRDWERYAMVKARLMGGAEDPYSQELRNTLRPFVFRRYIDFSVIQSLRNMKSMIAREVRRRGLKDNIKLGAGGIREIEFITQVFQLIRGGREPSLQGRSLLPTLQAVGELGLLAPQQAASLSTSYLFLRRLENLLQAIADQQTQTLPQDALDQARLAWAMAQPDWPYLLAALEDHMQQVRAVFDDLIGDDSPDVGEDPHYQHYCSLWQDALEENELAPLTQHLGEEARRQVLRTIAEFRHDVDKRTIGPRGRDVLDHLMPRLLAEVCPRSDAPTALARLTQLLLSIVTRTTYLELLVEYHAALSHLIRLCAASPMITSQLARYPLLLDELLDPATLYQPVALEAYRSELRQYRLRVPEDDEEQQLEALRQFKQAQQLRIAAGDIAEALPVMKVSDHLTYLAEAIIDAVVQQAWNDMVARYGQPTHLHEREGRGFAVIGYGKLGGWELGYSSDLDLVFLLDCPPEAMTDGARCIDGRQFYLRLAQRVMHLFSTRTSSGILYEVDARLRPSGAAGMLVSTVEAFADYQHHEAWTWEHQALVRARIVYGDPALHQQFEAIRREILCKAREGEKLQQEVREMREKMRNHLGNKQRELFDIKADEGGITDIEFIAQYLVLRYAALEPRLTRWSDNVRIFELMANYDIMPEEEARALTQAYVTMRDEIHHLALQEHSSKVSSEQFTAERHQVRVSWEKWLG; encoded by the coding sequence ATGTTGCCACTCTCTGCTGAGTTACAGGTTCAGGCACAAAACATCGTGCAGCGATTTCAGGAAGCTCACGGTGCCGGGGGGCTGCTCAGTTCAGAGGAACAGGCGGTCTTGGCATCAAGCGATTTTGTCAGTGACATGTTACTCGGCCACCCCGCATGGCTGGAAAGATTACGCCAGCAACCGCCGGTGGCGGGGGAGTGGCAACATTATGCGGCCTGGTTGCAGGATGAGCTCGAAGAGGTGTGTGACGAAGCGCAGTTGATGCGGGTCTTGCGCCTGTTCCGCCGTGAAAGCCTGGTACGGATAGCCTGGGCGCAAGCGCAGCAACGGTGTACCACGGAGGAAACGCTGCAACAATTGAGCGTGTTGGCAGAAACCTTGATTGTCAGCGCCCGCGACTGGTTATATCAAACCTGTTGCCGTGAATGGGGAACCCCCTGTAACGCCAATGGGGTGCCACAGCCATTATTGATTCTGGGAATGGGCAAGCTGGGCGGCGGTGAACTGAATTTCTCCTCGGATATTGACCTGATCTTCGCCTACCCGGAAAACGGCCAGACGCAAGGCGGCAGGCGTGAACTGGATAATGCCCAGTTCTTTACCCGTTTGGGGCAGCGCCTGATTAAAGTGTTAGATCAGCACACCATTGATGGTTTTGTTTATCGGGTGGATATGCGCCTGCGGCCCTTCGGCGACAGCGGCCCGTTGGTGATGAGCTTTGCCGCGCTGGAAGATTACTATCAAGAGCAAGGGCGTGATTGGGAACGCTACGCGATGGTGAAAGCCCGCCTGATGGGGGGAGCTGAAGATCCCTACAGCCAGGAACTGCGTAACACTCTGCGGCCATTTGTTTTCCGCCGTTATATTGACTTCAGCGTTATCCAATCACTGCGCAATATGAAAAGCATGATTGCCCGTGAAGTCCGGCGGCGTGGGTTGAAAGACAATATCAAACTGGGGGCCGGTGGTATCCGGGAAATTGAATTTATTACCCAGGTATTCCAACTGATCCGGGGCGGGCGTGAACCCAGCCTGCAAGGGCGCTCATTGCTGCCTACGTTGCAGGCCGTGGGCGAACTGGGGCTGCTGGCACCACAACAGGCGGCTTCTCTGAGCACCAGCTATCTGTTCCTGCGGCGGCTGGAAAACCTGTTGCAGGCAATAGCCGATCAACAGACACAAACCTTGCCGCAGGATGCATTGGATCAGGCTCGTCTGGCTTGGGCAATGGCTCAGCCTGATTGGCCATACCTGCTGGCTGCGCTGGAAGATCATATGCAACAGGTGCGTGCGGTATTTGATGACTTGATCGGCGACGATAGCCCAGACGTTGGCGAAGATCCCCACTATCAGCACTATTGCAGCCTGTGGCAGGACGCCCTGGAAGAAAACGAACTGGCTCCGCTGACGCAGCATCTTGGTGAAGAGGCGCGCCGCCAAGTACTGCGCACCATCGCTGAATTCCGTCACGATGTTGACAAACGCACCATCGGCCCGCGTGGCCGCGATGTGTTGGATCACCTGATGCCGCGCCTGTTGGCAGAGGTCTGCCCGCGCAGCGACGCTCCTACCGCGCTGGCACGCCTGACACAGCTATTATTGAGTATTGTTACCCGCACTACCTACCTGGAATTGCTGGTGGAATACCATGCAGCCCTCAGCCATTTAATTCGCCTGTGCGCCGCCTCCCCGATGATCACCAGCCAGTTGGCACGTTACCCGCTGTTGCTGGACGAACTGTTAGACCCCGCCACGCTGTACCAGCCGGTGGCGCTGGAAGCTTATCGCAGTGAACTGCGTCAGTATCGCCTGCGGGTGCCAGAAGATGACGAAGAGCAGCAGTTGGAAGCGCTGCGGCAGTTCAAGCAGGCGCAGCAGTTGCGCATTGCCGCTGGAGATATTGCCGAAGCGTTGCCGGTGATGAAAGTGAGCGATCACTTAACTTATCTGGCAGAAGCCATCATTGATGCGGTGGTGCAGCAGGCGTGGAATGATATGGTCGCACGCTACGGCCAACCGACGCATCTGCATGAACGGGAAGGGCGTGGTTTTGCGGTGATTGGCTATGGCAAGCTGGGGGGATGGGAACTGGGCTACAGTTCCGATCTCGATCTGGTATTCCTGCTTGATTGCCCGCCGGAAGCGATGACCGATGGCGCTCGCTGTATTGATGGCCGTCAATTCTATCTGCGTTTGGCGCAACGCGTAATGCACCTGTTCAGCACACGTACCTCTTCCGGCATTCTCTACGAAGTGGATGCGCGGCTGCGCCCTTCTGGTGCGGCCGGGATGCTGGTCAGCACCGTTGAGGCTTTCGCTGATTACCAACACCACGAGGCTTGGACCTGGGAGCACCAGGCGCTGGTGCGGGCGCGCATTGTGTATGGCGATCCCGCGTTGCATCAGCAGTTTGAGGCGATCCGCCGCGAGATCTTGTGCAAAGCGCGTGAGGGGGAAAAACTACAGCAGGAAGTACGCGAAATGCGTGAGAAAATGCGCAACCATTTGGGTAATAAACAGCGCGAACTGTTTGATATCAAAGCGGATGAAGGGGGGATCACCGATATTGAGTTTATCGCTCAATATCTGGTGTTACGCTATGCGGCTCTTGAACCGCGCCTGACGCGCTGGTCGGATAACGTGCGCATTTTTGAACTGATGGCTAATTACGACATCATGCCAGAAGAGGAAGCGCGTGCATTGACACAGGCTTACGTCACCATGCGCGATGAAATCCACCATCTGGCCCTACAGGAACATTCCAGTAAGGTCAGCAGCGAGCAGTTTACTGCTGAACGCCATCAGGTGCGCGTCAGTTGGGAAAAATGGCTAGGTTAA